Proteins from one Mus pahari chromosome 10, PAHARI_EIJ_v1.1, whole genome shotgun sequence genomic window:
- the Ccpg1 gene encoding cell cycle progression protein 1 isoform X5, giving the protein MSESSSDSDSSCGWTVINHEGSDIEIVNSATANDNCGLTLECSSVEQEELTVLYVGHGGGESTANNTLSVGETMLSSMRETKSAVEVGEAISPEDNVYFGTTSDDSDIVTLDPPKLEEMGIQEVTIQEAPSSDDLNMGSSSSSQYAFCQPEPVFSSQPSDEESSSDDTSHEPSPAPRRRRNRKKTISISESEEPPLAEPEDEPSKESSKHHFSGGLNKCVILALVVAVSMGFGHFYGKNEGNKGKGTIQIQKRQQLVRKTHEDELNGVKDYLSQCKQEQESFLDFKSLKENLERCWTVTESEKITFEMQKKNLAAENQYLRISLEKEEKALSSLQEELRQLKEQVRLLEDKGTSTQLVRENQVLKQYLEVEKQKTNSFLSERETLLEEARMLKRDLEREQLTVMALRAELEQFVPRQAQSHAESPSVQTEEKEVGLLQQRLAELEQKLSFEQQRSDLWERLYVEAKDQHGKQETDGRKRGSRGSHRAKSKSKETFLGTVKETFDAMKNSTKEFVRHHKEKIKQAKEAVKENLKKFSDSVKSTFRNFKDTTRNIFNEKGSKRFRASKEAATEKPRTAYSYSSYSQQEAPNLNQNCRRPSAQRDGGRNKPSHSEEIRKNANSYTYKAKSDCRGTHSTRRVCSGMFECAEQESISPVNKASPVRMNDFKQLIHWYLLNELDTFHHWKELDQFISPFFPNGVFRHDQKLFADFVDDVKGYLKSIKEYQVEDDNLEKLDGCIYRHFGHVFALPFGPSRPDKKQRMVNIENSRHRKQEQKHLHPQPYEREGKWHKYGRANGRHTANLEIELGQLPLDPKY; this is encoded by the exons ATGTCTGAAAGTTCCAGCGACAGTGACTCATCTTGTGGCTGGACTGTCATCAATCATGAG GGTTCTGATATAGAGATCGTGAATTCTGCTACAGCCAATGACAACTGTGGACTGACTCTAGAATGTTCCTCAGTAGAACAGGAGGAGCTGACCGTTCTTTATGTGGGGCATGGAGGTGGAG AAAGCACCGCAAACAACACATTGTCAGTGGGAGAAACCATGTTGTCATCAATGAGAGAAACCAAGTCAGCAGTTGAG GTGGGGGAAGCAATTTCCCCTGAAGACAATGTCTACTTCGGAACTACTAGTGATGATTCGGATATTGTTACACTTGACCCACCTAAGCTGGAAGAAATGGGGATCCAGGAAGTTACAATTCAAGAAGCGCCCAGCTCAGATGACCTTAATATGGGCTCTTCATCCAGCAGCCAGTATGCCTTCTGCCAGCCAGAACCCG tCTTTTCATCTCAGCCTAGTGATGAGGAATCCAGTAGCGATGACACCAGCCACGAGCCCAGCCCCGCTCCTAGACGCCGCCGCAACAGGAAGAAGACCATTTCTATCTCAGAGTCTGAGGAGCCTCCACTCGCTGAGCCAGAAGATGAGCCCTCCAAGGAGTCAAGTAAACACCACTTTAGTGGTGGTCTCAACAAGTGTGTTATCCTGGCCTTGGTGGTTGCTGTCAGCATGGGATTTGGACATTTCTATG gtaaaaatgaaggaaacaaaggaaaag GCACAATCCAGATTCAGAAGCGTCAGCAGTTAGTCAGAAAGACCCACGAAGATGAGCTGAATGGTGTAAAGGATTATCTCTCACAGTGCAAGCAGGAACAAGAGTCTTTTCTAGATTTCAAG tcGTTGAAAGAAAACCTTGAGAGGTGCTGGACCGTTACTGAATCAGAGAAGATCACCTTTGAAATGCAGAAGAAGAACCTTGCTGCAGAAAACCAGTATTTACGAATATctctggagaaggaagaaaaggcccTGTCTTCGTTACAGGAAGAGCTACGGCAGCTAAAGGAGCAGGTTAGATTGCTGGAGGATAAAGGCACAAGCACCCAGTTAGTTAGGGAGAACCAGGTTCTTAAGCAGTACTTAGAagtggaaaaacagaaaacaaatagctTCCTTAGTGAAAGGGAGACACTCTTGGAGGAAGCAAGGATGCTGAAAAGGGACCTGGAGAGAGAACAGCTCACAGTCATGGCTCTGCGGGCAGAACTTGAGCAGTTCGTCCCTCGCCAGGCACAGAGCCATGCAGAGTCTCCTAGTGTGCAGACTGAAGAGAAGGAAGTCGGGCTGTTACAGCAGAGGCTTGCTGAGCTGGAGCAGAAGCTCAGCTTTGAGCAGCAGCGCTCTGATTTGTGGGAGAGACTGTACGTTGAGGCGAAGGATCAACATGGAAAGCAGGAGAcagatgggaggaagagaggaagcagaggaagccaCAGGGCGAAGAGCAAGTCGAAGGAGACATTTCTGGGGACAGTTAAGGAAACATTTGATGCTATGAAGAATTCTACCAAGGAGTTTGTGAGACATCATAAAGAAAAAATCAAGCAGGCGAAAGAAGCTGTGAAGGAAAATCTGAAAAAATTCTCAGATTCGGTCAAATCCACTTTTCGCAATTTCAAAGATACTACCAGGAATATCTTTAATGAAAAGGGCAGCAAGAGATTCAGGGCTTCAAAAGAAGCAGCAACTGAAAAACCAAGAACAGCTTATAGTTATTCCTCATACTCACAGCAGGAGGCACCAAACCTAAACCAGAATTGCAGGCGCCCTTCTGCacagagggatgggggaagaaaCAAGCCCAGTCACTctgaagaaattagaaagaatGCAAATTCGTATACATACAAGGCCAAGTCTGACTGCAGAGGCACCCATTCCACCAGAAGGGTTTGTTCAGGTATGTTTGAATGTGCTGAACAGGAATCCATTAGCCCTGTTAATAAGGCAAGTCCTGTTAGGATGAATGACTTTAAACAGCTGATTCACTGGTACTTACTGAATGAACTGGATACTTTTCACCACTGGAAAGAACTGGATCAGTTCATCAGTCCGTTTTTTCCGAATGGTGTCTTTAGACATGACCAGAAGCTCTTCGCCGACTTTGTTGATGATGTGAAAGGTTACCTTAAGAGCATAAAGGAGTATCAAGTAGAGGATGACAATTTGGAGAAGTTGGATGGATGTATATATAGACACTTTGGGCATGTTTTCGCCCTTCCATTCGGACCCAG TCGACCTGATAAAAAGCAACGTATGGTAAATATTGAAAACTCCAGGCACCGAAAACAAGAGCAGAAGCACCTTCATCCCCAGCCTTATGAAAGGGAAGGTAAATGGCACAAATACGGTCGCGCTAACGGAAGACACACGGCAAATCTCGAGATAGAACTGGGGCAGTTACCTCTCGATCCTAAGTACTGA
- the Ccpg1 gene encoding cell cycle progression protein 1 isoform X3, with amino-acid sequence MSESSSDSDSSCGWTVINHEGSDIEIVNSATANDNCGLTLECSSVEQEELTVLYVGHGGGESTANNTLSVGETMLSSMRETKSAVEVGEAISPEDNVYFGTTSDDSDIVTLDPPKLEEMGIQEVTIQEAPSSDDLNMGSSSSSQYAFCQPEPERWWEKLWKIPGCLRGWDDQLRLRVPSQLALQVFSSQPSDEESSSDDTSHEPSPAPRRRRNRKKTISISESEEPPLAEPEDEPSKESSKHHFSGGLNKCVILALVVAVSMGFGHFYGKNEGNKGKGTIQIQKRQQLVRKTHEDELNGVKDYLSQCKQEQESFLDFKSLKENLERCWTVTESEKITFEMQKKNLAAENQYLRISLEKEEKALSSLQEELRQLKEQVRLLEDKGTSTQLVRENQVLKQYLEVEKQKTNSFLSERETLLEEARMLKRDLEREQLTVMALRAELEQFVPRQAQSHAESPSVQTEEKEVGLLQQRLAELEQKLSFEQQRSDLWERLYVEAKDQHGKQETDGRKRGSRGSHRAKSKSKETFLGTVKETFDAMKNSTKEFVRHHKEKIKQAKEAVKENLKKFSDSVKSTFRNFKDTTRNIFNEKGSKRFRASKEAATEKPRTAYSYSSYSQQEAPNLNQNCRRPSAQRDGGRNKPSHSEEIRKNANSYTYKAKSDCRGTHSTRRVCSGMFECAEQESISPVNKASPVRMNDFKQLIHWYLLNELDTFHHWKELDQFISPFFPNGVFRHDQKLFADFVDDVKGYLKSIKEYQVEDDNLEKLDGCIYRHFGHVFALPFGPSRPDKKQRMVNIENSRHRKQEQKHLHPQPYEREGKWHKYGRANGRHTANLEIELGQLPLDPKY; translated from the exons ATGTCTGAAAGTTCCAGCGACAGTGACTCATCTTGTGGCTGGACTGTCATCAATCATGAG GGTTCTGATATAGAGATCGTGAATTCTGCTACAGCCAATGACAACTGTGGACTGACTCTAGAATGTTCCTCAGTAGAACAGGAGGAGCTGACCGTTCTTTATGTGGGGCATGGAGGTGGAG AAAGCACCGCAAACAACACATTGTCAGTGGGAGAAACCATGTTGTCATCAATGAGAGAAACCAAGTCAGCAGTTGAG GTGGGGGAAGCAATTTCCCCTGAAGACAATGTCTACTTCGGAACTACTAGTGATGATTCGGATATTGTTACACTTGACCCACCTAAGCTGGAAGAAATGGGGATCCAGGAAGTTACAATTCAAGAAGCGCCCAGCTCAGATGACCTTAATATGGGCTCTTCATCCAGCAGCCAGTATGCCTTCTGCCAGCCAGAACCCG AAAGGTGGTGGGAGAAGCTGTGGAAGATTCCTGGATGCTTAAGGGGATGGGATGATCAGCTGAGACTACGTGTtcctagccagcttgctctccaAG tCTTTTCATCTCAGCCTAGTGATGAGGAATCCAGTAGCGATGACACCAGCCACGAGCCCAGCCCCGCTCCTAGACGCCGCCGCAACAGGAAGAAGACCATTTCTATCTCAGAGTCTGAGGAGCCTCCACTCGCTGAGCCAGAAGATGAGCCCTCCAAGGAGTCAAGTAAACACCACTTTAGTGGTGGTCTCAACAAGTGTGTTATCCTGGCCTTGGTGGTTGCTGTCAGCATGGGATTTGGACATTTCTATG gtaaaaatgaaggaaacaaaggaaaag GCACAATCCAGATTCAGAAGCGTCAGCAGTTAGTCAGAAAGACCCACGAAGATGAGCTGAATGGTGTAAAGGATTATCTCTCACAGTGCAAGCAGGAACAAGAGTCTTTTCTAGATTTCAAG tcGTTGAAAGAAAACCTTGAGAGGTGCTGGACCGTTACTGAATCAGAGAAGATCACCTTTGAAATGCAGAAGAAGAACCTTGCTGCAGAAAACCAGTATTTACGAATATctctggagaaggaagaaaaggcccTGTCTTCGTTACAGGAAGAGCTACGGCAGCTAAAGGAGCAGGTTAGATTGCTGGAGGATAAAGGCACAAGCACCCAGTTAGTTAGGGAGAACCAGGTTCTTAAGCAGTACTTAGAagtggaaaaacagaaaacaaatagctTCCTTAGTGAAAGGGAGACACTCTTGGAGGAAGCAAGGATGCTGAAAAGGGACCTGGAGAGAGAACAGCTCACAGTCATGGCTCTGCGGGCAGAACTTGAGCAGTTCGTCCCTCGCCAGGCACAGAGCCATGCAGAGTCTCCTAGTGTGCAGACTGAAGAGAAGGAAGTCGGGCTGTTACAGCAGAGGCTTGCTGAGCTGGAGCAGAAGCTCAGCTTTGAGCAGCAGCGCTCTGATTTGTGGGAGAGACTGTACGTTGAGGCGAAGGATCAACATGGAAAGCAGGAGAcagatgggaggaagagaggaagcagaggaagccaCAGGGCGAAGAGCAAGTCGAAGGAGACATTTCTGGGGACAGTTAAGGAAACATTTGATGCTATGAAGAATTCTACCAAGGAGTTTGTGAGACATCATAAAGAAAAAATCAAGCAGGCGAAAGAAGCTGTGAAGGAAAATCTGAAAAAATTCTCAGATTCGGTCAAATCCACTTTTCGCAATTTCAAAGATACTACCAGGAATATCTTTAATGAAAAGGGCAGCAAGAGATTCAGGGCTTCAAAAGAAGCAGCAACTGAAAAACCAAGAACAGCTTATAGTTATTCCTCATACTCACAGCAGGAGGCACCAAACCTAAACCAGAATTGCAGGCGCCCTTCTGCacagagggatgggggaagaaaCAAGCCCAGTCACTctgaagaaattagaaagaatGCAAATTCGTATACATACAAGGCCAAGTCTGACTGCAGAGGCACCCATTCCACCAGAAGGGTTTGTTCAGGTATGTTTGAATGTGCTGAACAGGAATCCATTAGCCCTGTTAATAAGGCAAGTCCTGTTAGGATGAATGACTTTAAACAGCTGATTCACTGGTACTTACTGAATGAACTGGATACTTTTCACCACTGGAAAGAACTGGATCAGTTCATCAGTCCGTTTTTTCCGAATGGTGTCTTTAGACATGACCAGAAGCTCTTCGCCGACTTTGTTGATGATGTGAAAGGTTACCTTAAGAGCATAAAGGAGTATCAAGTAGAGGATGACAATTTGGAGAAGTTGGATGGATGTATATATAGACACTTTGGGCATGTTTTCGCCCTTCCATTCGGACCCAG TCGACCTGATAAAAAGCAACGTATGGTAAATATTGAAAACTCCAGGCACCGAAAACAAGAGCAGAAGCACCTTCATCCCCAGCCTTATGAAAGGGAAGGTAAATGGCACAAATACGGTCGCGCTAACGGAAGACACACGGCAAATCTCGAGATAGAACTGGGGCAGTTACCTCTCGATCCTAAGTACTGA
- the Ccpg1 gene encoding cell cycle progression protein 1 isoform X2, which translates to MSESSSDSDSSCGWTVINHEGSDIEIVNSATANDNCGLTLECSSVEQEELTVLYVGHGGGESTANNTLSVGETMLSSMRETKSAVEVGEAISPEDNVYFGTTSDDSDIVTLDPPKLEEMGIQEVTIQEAPSSDDLNMGSSSSSQYAFCQPEPERWWEKLWKIPGCLRGWDDQLRLRVPSQLALQGGVTDAELGGFSASGAGLVTFLLKFFSSQPSDEESSSDDTSHEPSPAPRRRRNRKKTISISESEEPPLAEPEDEPSKESSKHHFSGGLNKCVILALVVAVSMGFGHFYGTIQIQKRQQLVRKTHEDELNGVKDYLSQCKQEQESFLDFKSLKENLERCWTVTESEKITFEMQKKNLAAENQYLRISLEKEEKALSSLQEELRQLKEQVRLLEDKGTSTQLVRENQVLKQYLEVEKQKTNSFLSERETLLEEARMLKRDLEREQLTVMALRAELEQFVPRQAQSHAESPSVQTEEKEVGLLQQRLAELEQKLSFEQQRSDLWERLYVEAKDQHGKQETDGRKRGSRGSHRAKSKSKETFLGTVKETFDAMKNSTKEFVRHHKEKIKQAKEAVKENLKKFSDSVKSTFRNFKDTTRNIFNEKGSKRFRASKEAATEKPRTAYSYSSYSQQEAPNLNQNCRRPSAQRDGGRNKPSHSEEIRKNANSYTYKAKSDCRGTHSTRRVCSGMFECAEQESISPVNKASPVRMNDFKQLIHWYLLNELDTFHHWKELDQFISPFFPNGVFRHDQKLFADFVDDVKGYLKSIKEYQVEDDNLEKLDGCIYRHFGHVFALPFGPSRPDKKQRMVNIENSRHRKQEQKHLHPQPYEREGKWHKYGRANGRHTANLEIELGQLPLDPKY; encoded by the exons ATGTCTGAAAGTTCCAGCGACAGTGACTCATCTTGTGGCTGGACTGTCATCAATCATGAG GGTTCTGATATAGAGATCGTGAATTCTGCTACAGCCAATGACAACTGTGGACTGACTCTAGAATGTTCCTCAGTAGAACAGGAGGAGCTGACCGTTCTTTATGTGGGGCATGGAGGTGGAG AAAGCACCGCAAACAACACATTGTCAGTGGGAGAAACCATGTTGTCATCAATGAGAGAAACCAAGTCAGCAGTTGAG GTGGGGGAAGCAATTTCCCCTGAAGACAATGTCTACTTCGGAACTACTAGTGATGATTCGGATATTGTTACACTTGACCCACCTAAGCTGGAAGAAATGGGGATCCAGGAAGTTACAATTCAAGAAGCGCCCAGCTCAGATGACCTTAATATGGGCTCTTCATCCAGCAGCCAGTATGCCTTCTGCCAGCCAGAACCCG AAAGGTGGTGGGAGAAGCTGTGGAAGATTCCTGGATGCTTAAGGGGATGGGATGATCAGCTGAGACTACGTGTtcctagccagcttgctctccaAGGTGGTGTGACCGACGCTGAGCTGGGCGGCTTCTCGGCTTCTGGAGCTGGGCTAGTCACTTTCCTATTGAAAT tCTTTTCATCTCAGCCTAGTGATGAGGAATCCAGTAGCGATGACACCAGCCACGAGCCCAGCCCCGCTCCTAGACGCCGCCGCAACAGGAAGAAGACCATTTCTATCTCAGAGTCTGAGGAGCCTCCACTCGCTGAGCCAGAAGATGAGCCCTCCAAGGAGTCAAGTAAACACCACTTTAGTGGTGGTCTCAACAAGTGTGTTATCCTGGCCTTGGTGGTTGCTGTCAGCATGGGATTTGGACATTTCTATG GCACAATCCAGATTCAGAAGCGTCAGCAGTTAGTCAGAAAGACCCACGAAGATGAGCTGAATGGTGTAAAGGATTATCTCTCACAGTGCAAGCAGGAACAAGAGTCTTTTCTAGATTTCAAG tcGTTGAAAGAAAACCTTGAGAGGTGCTGGACCGTTACTGAATCAGAGAAGATCACCTTTGAAATGCAGAAGAAGAACCTTGCTGCAGAAAACCAGTATTTACGAATATctctggagaaggaagaaaaggcccTGTCTTCGTTACAGGAAGAGCTACGGCAGCTAAAGGAGCAGGTTAGATTGCTGGAGGATAAAGGCACAAGCACCCAGTTAGTTAGGGAGAACCAGGTTCTTAAGCAGTACTTAGAagtggaaaaacagaaaacaaatagctTCCTTAGTGAAAGGGAGACACTCTTGGAGGAAGCAAGGATGCTGAAAAGGGACCTGGAGAGAGAACAGCTCACAGTCATGGCTCTGCGGGCAGAACTTGAGCAGTTCGTCCCTCGCCAGGCACAGAGCCATGCAGAGTCTCCTAGTGTGCAGACTGAAGAGAAGGAAGTCGGGCTGTTACAGCAGAGGCTTGCTGAGCTGGAGCAGAAGCTCAGCTTTGAGCAGCAGCGCTCTGATTTGTGGGAGAGACTGTACGTTGAGGCGAAGGATCAACATGGAAAGCAGGAGAcagatgggaggaagagaggaagcagaggaagccaCAGGGCGAAGAGCAAGTCGAAGGAGACATTTCTGGGGACAGTTAAGGAAACATTTGATGCTATGAAGAATTCTACCAAGGAGTTTGTGAGACATCATAAAGAAAAAATCAAGCAGGCGAAAGAAGCTGTGAAGGAAAATCTGAAAAAATTCTCAGATTCGGTCAAATCCACTTTTCGCAATTTCAAAGATACTACCAGGAATATCTTTAATGAAAAGGGCAGCAAGAGATTCAGGGCTTCAAAAGAAGCAGCAACTGAAAAACCAAGAACAGCTTATAGTTATTCCTCATACTCACAGCAGGAGGCACCAAACCTAAACCAGAATTGCAGGCGCCCTTCTGCacagagggatgggggaagaaaCAAGCCCAGTCACTctgaagaaattagaaagaatGCAAATTCGTATACATACAAGGCCAAGTCTGACTGCAGAGGCACCCATTCCACCAGAAGGGTTTGTTCAGGTATGTTTGAATGTGCTGAACAGGAATCCATTAGCCCTGTTAATAAGGCAAGTCCTGTTAGGATGAATGACTTTAAACAGCTGATTCACTGGTACTTACTGAATGAACTGGATACTTTTCACCACTGGAAAGAACTGGATCAGTTCATCAGTCCGTTTTTTCCGAATGGTGTCTTTAGACATGACCAGAAGCTCTTCGCCGACTTTGTTGATGATGTGAAAGGTTACCTTAAGAGCATAAAGGAGTATCAAGTAGAGGATGACAATTTGGAGAAGTTGGATGGATGTATATATAGACACTTTGGGCATGTTTTCGCCCTTCCATTCGGACCCAG TCGACCTGATAAAAAGCAACGTATGGTAAATATTGAAAACTCCAGGCACCGAAAACAAGAGCAGAAGCACCTTCATCCCCAGCCTTATGAAAGGGAAGGTAAATGGCACAAATACGGTCGCGCTAACGGAAGACACACGGCAAATCTCGAGATAGAACTGGGGCAGTTACCTCTCGATCCTAAGTACTGA
- the Ccpg1 gene encoding cell cycle progression protein 1 isoform X1 has translation MSESSSDSDSSCGWTVINHEGSDIEIVNSATANDNCGLTLECSSVEQEELTVLYVGHGGGESTANNTLSVGETMLSSMRETKSAVEVGEAISPEDNVYFGTTSDDSDIVTLDPPKLEEMGIQEVTIQEAPSSDDLNMGSSSSSQYAFCQPEPERWWEKLWKIPGCLRGWDDQLRLRVPSQLALQGGVTDAELGGFSASGAGLVTFLLKFFSSQPSDEESSSDDTSHEPSPAPRRRRNRKKTISISESEEPPLAEPEDEPSKESSKHHFSGGLNKCVILALVVAVSMGFGHFYGKNEGNKGKGTIQIQKRQQLVRKTHEDELNGVKDYLSQCKQEQESFLDFKSLKENLERCWTVTESEKITFEMQKKNLAAENQYLRISLEKEEKALSSLQEELRQLKEQVRLLEDKGTSTQLVRENQVLKQYLEVEKQKTNSFLSERETLLEEARMLKRDLEREQLTVMALRAELEQFVPRQAQSHAESPSVQTEEKEVGLLQQRLAELEQKLSFEQQRSDLWERLYVEAKDQHGKQETDGRKRGSRGSHRAKSKSKETFLGTVKETFDAMKNSTKEFVRHHKEKIKQAKEAVKENLKKFSDSVKSTFRNFKDTTRNIFNEKGSKRFRASKEAATEKPRTAYSYSSYSQQEAPNLNQNCRRPSAQRDGGRNKPSHSEEIRKNANSYTYKAKSDCRGTHSTRRVCSGMFECAEQESISPVNKASPVRMNDFKQLIHWYLLNELDTFHHWKELDQFISPFFPNGVFRHDQKLFADFVDDVKGYLKSIKEYQVEDDNLEKLDGCIYRHFGHVFALPFGPSRPDKKQRMVNIENSRHRKQEQKHLHPQPYEREGKWHKYGRANGRHTANLEIELGQLPLDPKY, from the exons ATGTCTGAAAGTTCCAGCGACAGTGACTCATCTTGTGGCTGGACTGTCATCAATCATGAG GGTTCTGATATAGAGATCGTGAATTCTGCTACAGCCAATGACAACTGTGGACTGACTCTAGAATGTTCCTCAGTAGAACAGGAGGAGCTGACCGTTCTTTATGTGGGGCATGGAGGTGGAG AAAGCACCGCAAACAACACATTGTCAGTGGGAGAAACCATGTTGTCATCAATGAGAGAAACCAAGTCAGCAGTTGAG GTGGGGGAAGCAATTTCCCCTGAAGACAATGTCTACTTCGGAACTACTAGTGATGATTCGGATATTGTTACACTTGACCCACCTAAGCTGGAAGAAATGGGGATCCAGGAAGTTACAATTCAAGAAGCGCCCAGCTCAGATGACCTTAATATGGGCTCTTCATCCAGCAGCCAGTATGCCTTCTGCCAGCCAGAACCCG AAAGGTGGTGGGAGAAGCTGTGGAAGATTCCTGGATGCTTAAGGGGATGGGATGATCAGCTGAGACTACGTGTtcctagccagcttgctctccaAGGTGGTGTGACCGACGCTGAGCTGGGCGGCTTCTCGGCTTCTGGAGCTGGGCTAGTCACTTTCCTATTGAAAT tCTTTTCATCTCAGCCTAGTGATGAGGAATCCAGTAGCGATGACACCAGCCACGAGCCCAGCCCCGCTCCTAGACGCCGCCGCAACAGGAAGAAGACCATTTCTATCTCAGAGTCTGAGGAGCCTCCACTCGCTGAGCCAGAAGATGAGCCCTCCAAGGAGTCAAGTAAACACCACTTTAGTGGTGGTCTCAACAAGTGTGTTATCCTGGCCTTGGTGGTTGCTGTCAGCATGGGATTTGGACATTTCTATG gtaaaaatgaaggaaacaaaggaaaag GCACAATCCAGATTCAGAAGCGTCAGCAGTTAGTCAGAAAGACCCACGAAGATGAGCTGAATGGTGTAAAGGATTATCTCTCACAGTGCAAGCAGGAACAAGAGTCTTTTCTAGATTTCAAG tcGTTGAAAGAAAACCTTGAGAGGTGCTGGACCGTTACTGAATCAGAGAAGATCACCTTTGAAATGCAGAAGAAGAACCTTGCTGCAGAAAACCAGTATTTACGAATATctctggagaaggaagaaaaggcccTGTCTTCGTTACAGGAAGAGCTACGGCAGCTAAAGGAGCAGGTTAGATTGCTGGAGGATAAAGGCACAAGCACCCAGTTAGTTAGGGAGAACCAGGTTCTTAAGCAGTACTTAGAagtggaaaaacagaaaacaaatagctTCCTTAGTGAAAGGGAGACACTCTTGGAGGAAGCAAGGATGCTGAAAAGGGACCTGGAGAGAGAACAGCTCACAGTCATGGCTCTGCGGGCAGAACTTGAGCAGTTCGTCCCTCGCCAGGCACAGAGCCATGCAGAGTCTCCTAGTGTGCAGACTGAAGAGAAGGAAGTCGGGCTGTTACAGCAGAGGCTTGCTGAGCTGGAGCAGAAGCTCAGCTTTGAGCAGCAGCGCTCTGATTTGTGGGAGAGACTGTACGTTGAGGCGAAGGATCAACATGGAAAGCAGGAGAcagatgggaggaagagaggaagcagaggaagccaCAGGGCGAAGAGCAAGTCGAAGGAGACATTTCTGGGGACAGTTAAGGAAACATTTGATGCTATGAAGAATTCTACCAAGGAGTTTGTGAGACATCATAAAGAAAAAATCAAGCAGGCGAAAGAAGCTGTGAAGGAAAATCTGAAAAAATTCTCAGATTCGGTCAAATCCACTTTTCGCAATTTCAAAGATACTACCAGGAATATCTTTAATGAAAAGGGCAGCAAGAGATTCAGGGCTTCAAAAGAAGCAGCAACTGAAAAACCAAGAACAGCTTATAGTTATTCCTCATACTCACAGCAGGAGGCACCAAACCTAAACCAGAATTGCAGGCGCCCTTCTGCacagagggatgggggaagaaaCAAGCCCAGTCACTctgaagaaattagaaagaatGCAAATTCGTATACATACAAGGCCAAGTCTGACTGCAGAGGCACCCATTCCACCAGAAGGGTTTGTTCAGGTATGTTTGAATGTGCTGAACAGGAATCCATTAGCCCTGTTAATAAGGCAAGTCCTGTTAGGATGAATGACTTTAAACAGCTGATTCACTGGTACTTACTGAATGAACTGGATACTTTTCACCACTGGAAAGAACTGGATCAGTTCATCAGTCCGTTTTTTCCGAATGGTGTCTTTAGACATGACCAGAAGCTCTTCGCCGACTTTGTTGATGATGTGAAAGGTTACCTTAAGAGCATAAAGGAGTATCAAGTAGAGGATGACAATTTGGAGAAGTTGGATGGATGTATATATAGACACTTTGGGCATGTTTTCGCCCTTCCATTCGGACCCAG TCGACCTGATAAAAAGCAACGTATGGTAAATATTGAAAACTCCAGGCACCGAAAACAAGAGCAGAAGCACCTTCATCCCCAGCCTTATGAAAGGGAAGGTAAATGGCACAAATACGGTCGCGCTAACGGAAGACACACGGCAAATCTCGAGATAGAACTGGGGCAGTTACCTCTCGATCCTAAGTACTGA